In a genomic window of Alphaproteobacteria bacterium:
- a CDS encoding uroporphyrinogen decarboxylase gives MIRALKGERTRPTPFWLMRQAGRYLPEYRVIRAKARNFLDFCASPGLTVEATLQPLRRYNMDAAILFSDILVVPHALGQEVSFQEGEGPKLKALTGKDDIARLSIEQFHERLEPSYETLRQLVFAIPESTALIGFAGAPWTVATYMIEGGSSKEFVKAKGWAYRQTADLERLIDLLTEMTAEYLLMQIAAGAEVIQLFDSWAGVLPEEEFRKWSIRPARQIVERLRARCPNVPIIGFPKGAGALYEAYVKETGVDAVSLDSTVPLSWAAKTLQPHAALQGNLDNVLLLAGGEAMERETKRIINTLGDGGFVFNLGHGILQQTPPEHVARLADIIREAG, from the coding sequence CTGATTCGTGCCCTGAAGGGTGAGCGAACCCGCCCCACACCCTTCTGGCTGATGCGCCAGGCCGGGCGGTACTTGCCCGAATATCGGGTAATCCGCGCCAAAGCCAGAAACTTTCTGGATTTCTGCGCCAGCCCGGGCCTGACGGTCGAAGCCACGCTGCAGCCGCTTCGCCGCTACAACATGGATGCCGCGATCCTGTTTTCGGACATTCTGGTGGTGCCACACGCGCTGGGCCAGGAAGTCAGCTTCCAGGAAGGCGAGGGGCCAAAATTGAAAGCCCTGACCGGCAAGGACGACATCGCCCGTCTTAGCATCGAACAATTTCACGAACGGCTCGAGCCGTCCTACGAAACCTTGCGCCAACTGGTTTTCGCCATTCCGGAAAGCACGGCGCTGATCGGTTTCGCGGGCGCTCCTTGGACCGTGGCCACCTATATGATCGAGGGTGGGTCGTCGAAGGAATTCGTCAAGGCCAAGGGCTGGGCCTATCGCCAGACGGCTGATCTTGAACGTCTGATCGATCTGCTGACCGAAATGACGGCGGAATATCTCTTGATGCAGATTGCCGCCGGGGCTGAAGTGATTCAGCTTTTCGACAGTTGGGCCGGCGTGTTGCCGGAAGAGGAATTTCGCAAATGGTCGATCCGGCCCGCCCGCCAGATCGTGGAACGTCTGCGCGCCCGCTGTCCCAACGTACCCATCATCGGTTTTCCCAAGGGGGCCGGAGCGCTCTACGAGGCCTATGTCAAGGAAACGGGCGTCGATGCGGTCAGCCTGGACAGCACGGTGCCGCTTTCCTGGGCTGCCAAGACCTTGCAGCCGCATGCCGCCCTACAGGGCAATCTAGACAATGTGTTGCTGTTGGCCGGCGGCGAGGCGATGGAGCGCGAAACCAAGCGCATCATCAATACGCTGGGCGATGGCGGCTTCGTCTTCAATCTGGGGCATGGCATCTTGCAGCAAACGCCGCCGGAACATGTAGCCCGGCTGGCCGACATCATTCGCGAGGCCGGTTGA
- the hemH gene encoding ferrochelatase: protein MQQKTAVVLFNLGGPDSLAAVRPFLFNLFSDPAIIAAPRPIRWLLAKYISAKRAPVAQDIYRQIGGRSPLLEQTQRQASALEARLGNGYKCFIAMRYWHPFTEEAVEAVRQFAPQRVVLLPLYPQYSHTTSGSSFGAWAKAAADLPDPYRICCYPELPGLAQAFAEGLHQALIEASRFGPPKVLFSAHGLPKKLILKGDPYQHQVERTAASIRRALGEKIDSQVCYQSRVGPLEWIGPETVTEIKAAGAESRPVIVVPLAFVSEHSETLVELDIEYRHVAEASGSPCYLRVPTPCDHPAFIADLAELAQNAKPGTEPGGAACAGTGFTCPGAHL, encoded by the coding sequence ATGCAGCAAAAAACGGCGGTCGTTCTGTTCAATCTGGGCGGACCCGACAGTCTTGCCGCGGTGCGGCCCTTTCTGTTCAATCTGTTTAGCGATCCGGCGATCATTGCAGCGCCCAGGCCCATTCGCTGGCTGCTGGCCAAATATATTTCCGCCAAGCGCGCCCCCGTGGCCCAGGACATTTATCGCCAGATCGGCGGGCGCTCGCCGCTTTTGGAACAAACCCAGCGCCAAGCCTCTGCGCTGGAAGCCAGGCTGGGCAACGGCTATAAATGTTTCATCGCCATGCGCTATTGGCATCCTTTTACCGAGGAAGCCGTAGAGGCAGTTCGCCAATTCGCCCCCCAGCGCGTGGTCTTGCTGCCGCTCTATCCTCAATATTCCCACACCACCAGCGGCTCTTCCTTTGGCGCTTGGGCCAAGGCGGCTGCGGATCTGCCCGACCCTTATCGCATTTGCTGCTATCCGGAACTGCCGGGTCTGGCCCAGGCCTTCGCCGAAGGCCTGCATCAGGCCTTGATCGAAGCCTCTCGCTTCGGGCCGCCCAAAGTGCTGTTTTCGGCGCATGGCCTGCCCAAGAAACTGATCTTGAAGGGCGATCCTTATCAGCATCAGGTCGAACGCACGGCGGCGTCCATCAGGCGAGCGCTTGGCGAAAAAATCGACAGCCAAGTCTGCTATCAAAGCCGGGTCGGGCCTTTGGAATGGATCGGACCGGAAACAGTGACTGAGATCAAGGCGGCGGGGGCCGAAAGCAGGCCCGTGATCGTCGTGCCGCTGGCTTTCGTTTCCGAACATTCCGAAACGCTGGTCGAATTGGACATCGAATATCGGCATGTGGCCGAGGCGTCGGGATCGCCTTGTTATCTGCGCGTACCAACACCTTGCGACCATCCGGCCTTCATCGCCGATCTGGCCGAGTTGGCGCAGAACGCCAAGCCGGGCACCGAGCCGGGCGGCGCTGCCTGCGCCGGAACGGGTTTCACATGTCCGGGGGCGCATCTGTGA
- the hemJ gene encoding protoporphyrinogen oxidase HemJ, with protein MSATAYLWLKAWHVISFAAWMAGLFYLPRLFVYHSQTRVGSEQSELFKVMERRLYKAIMMPAMLATVAFGLPMLLASDHLTQGWMHAKLLLVLGLVVFHFYCARWKNDFAADKNQRSQRYFRIANEIPTLLMIGIVILVIVKPF; from the coding sequence ATGTCCGCAACCGCCTATCTGTGGCTGAAGGCTTGGCACGTCATTTCCTTCGCAGCCTGGATGGCCGGGCTTTTTTATCTGCCGCGCCTGTTCGTCTATCACAGCCAGACGCGGGTCGGCAGCGAGCAGTCGGAATTGTTCAAGGTGATGGAGCGCCGCCTTTATAAGGCGATCATGATGCCCGCCATGCTGGCGACCGTCGCTTTCGGCCTGCCCATGCTGCTGGCCTCCGATCACCTAACCCAGGGCTGGATGCATGCCAAGCTGCTGCTGGTGCTGGGACTGGTGGTCTTTCATTTCTACTGCGCTCGCTGGAAGAACGATTTCGCCGCCGATAAGAATCAACGCTCGCAGCGCTATTTTCGCATCGCCAACGAAATCCCCACCCTTCTGATGATCGGCATCGTCATTCTGGTGATTGTGAAACCTTTCTAA
- the rho gene encoding transcription termination factor Rho, whose protein sequence is MNLQELKAKTPAELLAFAEELQIENASAMRKQELMFAILKTLADNDTPIYGSGVLEILQDGFGFLRSPEANYLPGPDDIYVSPSQTRRFGLRTGDTVEGQIRSPKDGERYFAMLKVNTINFEPPENVRHRINFDNLTPLYPDRRLKLEVDDPTKKDNTSRVIDLISPLGMGQRALIVAPPRTGKTVMLQNLAHAIAANHPEVYLIVLLIDERPEEVTDMARSVKGEVVSSTFDEPATRHVAVTEMVLEKAKRLVEHKRDVVILLDSITRLARAYNTVVPSSGKVLTGGVDANALQRPKRFFGAARNIEEGGSLTIIATALIDTGSRMDEVIFEEFKGTGNSEIILDRKLSDKRTFPAIDITKSGTRKEELLVDKGTLSKMWVLRRILMPMGVVDSMEFLVDKLKGTKNNNDFFDAMNS, encoded by the coding sequence ATGAATCTTCAGGAATTAAAAGCCAAAACGCCCGCCGAGCTGCTCGCCTTCGCCGAAGAGCTGCAAATCGAAAACGCCAGCGCCATGCGCAAGCAGGAGCTGATGTTCGCCATCCTGAAGACGCTGGCCGACAACGACACGCCGATCTATGGCAGCGGCGTTTTGGAAATCCTGCAAGACGGCTTCGGCTTTCTGCGTTCGCCCGAAGCCAATTACCTGCCTGGCCCCGACGACATTTACGTCAGCCCCAGCCAGACGCGCCGTTTCGGCCTGCGTACCGGCGACACGGTGGAAGGCCAGATCCGTTCGCCCAAGGACGGCGAGCGCTATTTCGCCATGCTCAAGGTCAATACGATCAATTTCGAGCCGCCCGAGAATGTGCGCCACCGCATCAACTTCGACAATCTGACGCCGCTTTATCCCGACCGCCGCTTGAAGCTTGAAGTGGATGATCCGACCAAGAAGGACAACACGTCGCGCGTCATCGACCTGATCTCGCCCTTGGGCATGGGCCAGCGCGCCCTGATCGTGGCGCCGCCGCGCACCGGCAAGACGGTGATGCTGCAAAATCTGGCGCACGCCATCGCCGCCAATCATCCGGAAGTTTATCTGATCGTGCTGCTGATCGACGAGCGCCCGGAAGAAGTGACCGACATGGCGCGTAGCGTGAAGGGCGAAGTGGTCAGCTCCACCTTCGATGAACCCGCCACCCGCCATGTGGCGGTGACCGAAATGGTTTTGGAGAAGGCCAAGCGATTGGTCGAACACAAGCGCGACGTGGTGATCTTGCTGGACTCGATCACGCGTCTGGCTCGCGCCTACAACACCGTGGTTCCCAGCTCGGGCAAGGTGCTGACCGGCGGCGTGGACGCCAATGCGCTGCAACGCCCCAAGCGCTTCTTCGGCGCAGCCCGCAACATCGAGGAAGGCGGTTCGCTCACCATCATCGCCACGGCGCTGATCGATACCGGGTCTCGCATGGACGAAGTGATCTTCGAAGAGTTCAAGGGTACGGGCAATTCGGAAATCATCCTGGATCGCAAACTGTCGGACAAGCGCACCTTCCCCGCCATCGACATCACCAAGTCGGGTACGCGCAAGGAAGAGCTGCTGGTCGACAAGGGCACGCTGTCGAAAATGTGGGTCCTGCGCCGTATCCTGATGCCGATGGGCGTGGTCGATTCCATGGAATTCCTGGTCGACAAGCTGAAGGGCACCAAGAACAACAACGACTTCTTCGACGCCATGAACAGCTGA
- a CDS encoding (Fe-S)-binding protein codes for MAKEPRVGLFATCLVDAMRPQIGFAAAKLLEDAGCIVEVPPSQTCCGQPAYNNGDRETARALARQVIDAFKEYDYVVVPSGSCAGMIHAHYPALLADDPNYAALALSLASRTYELVSFLVRVLKLERATASYGEAVAYHDSCSGLRELGIKDEPRQLLAGVDGLELRELAGAEECCGFGGTFCVKYPDISTKMVNDKVADIEATGATTILAGDLGCLMNIAGRLKRKGSGVKARHVAEVLAGFVGGPAIGEER; via the coding sequence ATGGCCAAAGAGCCGCGTGTCGGGCTTTTCGCGACCTGTCTGGTGGACGCCATGCGTCCGCAGATCGGCTTTGCCGCGGCCAAGCTGTTGGAAGATGCCGGTTGCATCGTCGAGGTTCCCCCCAGCCAGACCTGCTGCGGCCAGCCTGCCTACAACAATGGCGATCGCGAAACCGCGCGCGCCCTGGCCCGCCAAGTCATCGACGCCTTCAAGGAATATGACTATGTCGTCGTGCCGTCGGGATCATGCGCTGGCATGATTCACGCGCATTATCCGGCCCTGCTGGCCGACGATCCCAATTACGCCGCCCTGGCCTTGTCGCTGGCCAGCCGCACTTACGAACTGGTCAGTTTTCTGGTGCGCGTTCTGAAGCTGGAACGGGCCACGGCCAGCTATGGCGAAGCGGTGGCCTATCACGATTCCTGCTCGGGCCTGCGCGAACTGGGCATCAAGGACGAACCCAGGCAATTGCTGGCGGGCGTCGATGGGCTTGAGCTTCGGGAACTGGCGGGGGCCGAGGAATGTTGCGGCTTCGGCGGCACCTTCTGCGTCAAATATCCCGACATCTCCACCAAGATGGTGAATGACAAGGTTGCCGATATCGAAGCGACCGGGGCCACCACCATTTTGGCGGGTGATCTGGGCTGCTTGATGAACATCGCCGGGCGCTTGAAGCGCAAAGGATCCGGCGTAAAGGCGCGCCATGTCGCCGAAGTGCTGGCAGGTTTCGTGGGCGGCCCCGCCATCGGCGAGGAGCGCTAG
- a CDS encoding iron-sulfur cluster-binding protein, whose product MRSRPGSIKSNTGAALADPVLQEALAKLKTGFQAKRKIAAANLPEFDALRDQARDMKRAVLDDLDSYLEIFESKVIEQGGQVHWAETAQDARDIVLAICKKANAKLIAKGKSMISEEIMLNHWLEEHGLEVVETDLGEYIIQLRKEPPSHIIAPAIHLNRKQVASAFKERHKELDGDRPLDEPRALLDEARAILRQKFLAADVGITGANFLVAETGSFVLVTNEGNGDLTQTLPRVHIVLASIEKLVPTLEAASLAVRLLARSATGQEMTSYTTVTTGPKRAGDLDGPDEFHIVLLDNGRTAMMGGPFEDMLRCIRCAACINHCPVYGAIGGHAYASFYCGPMGAVLTPALAGLEDWAEMPDASTFCGRCEQVCPMRIPLPRMMRAWRERAFERAITPAATRFGLGVWGFVARRPWLYRTLVNLGMPLLAMLAGKRGRFAQLPLASGWTKSRDLPAPEGKTFLAQWEAYKKGGQR is encoded by the coding sequence ATGAGAAGCCGCCCCGGCAGCATCAAAAGCAACACCGGCGCCGCCCTGGCCGATCCGGTCTTGCAAGAGGCGTTGGCCAAATTGAAAACCGGCTTCCAGGCCAAACGCAAAATAGCGGCGGCCAATCTGCCTGAATTCGACGCCCTGCGCGATCAGGCCCGCGACATGAAACGCGCCGTGCTGGACGATCTCGATTCCTATCTCGAGATTTTCGAATCAAAGGTGATTGAACAAGGCGGCCAAGTCCATTGGGCCGAAACAGCCCAAGACGCGCGCGACATCGTGCTGGCGATCTGCAAGAAGGCCAATGCGAAGCTGATCGCCAAGGGCAAATCGATGATCTCGGAAGAGATCATGCTCAATCACTGGCTGGAAGAACACGGGCTTGAGGTGGTGGAAACCGACCTTGGCGAATATATCATCCAATTGCGCAAGGAACCGCCCAGCCACATCATCGCCCCCGCCATCCATCTGAACCGCAAACAGGTGGCGAGCGCCTTCAAGGAACGCCACAAGGAATTGGACGGCGACCGTCCGCTCGATGAACCGCGCGCGCTGCTTGATGAAGCCAGAGCCATTCTGCGCCAGAAATTCCTGGCCGCCGACGTGGGCATCACCGGGGCCAATTTCCTGGTCGCCGAAACCGGCAGTTTCGTGTTGGTCACCAACGAGGGCAATGGCGATCTGACGCAAACCCTGCCTCGCGTGCATATCGTGCTGGCCAGCATCGAAAAGCTGGTGCCGACGCTGGAAGCGGCCAGTCTGGCGGTGCGTCTGCTGGCCCGTTCGGCGACCGGCCAGGAGATGACCTCATATACCACCGTCACCACCGGACCGAAGCGCGCCGGCGATCTGGACGGGCCTGACGAATTCCATATCGTGCTGCTCGACAACGGGCGCACGGCGATGATGGGCGGTCCTTTCGAAGACATGCTGCGCTGCATCCGCTGCGCCGCTTGCATCAATCACTGTCCGGTTTACGGCGCCATCGGCGGGCACGCCTACGCCTCCTTCTATTGCGGACCGATGGGCGCCGTTCTAACGCCCGCCCTGGCCGGTCTCGAGGACTGGGCCGAAATGCCCGACGCCTCCACCTTTTGCGGGCGCTGCGAGCAAGTCTGTCCGATGCGCATTCCGCTGCCGCGCATGATGCGCGCCTGGCGCGAACGCGCCTTCGAGCGCGCCATCACGCCAGCCGCCACGCGCTTCGGCCTGGGCGTTTGGGGGTTCGTGGCGCGTCGACCCTGGCTGTACCGAACGTTGGTCAATCTGGGCATGCCGCTGCTGGCGATGCTGGCGGGCAAGCGCGGGCGTTTCGCCCAGCTGCCGCTGGCTTCGGGCTGGACGAAATCACGCGATCTGCCAGCGCCCGAGGGCAAGACCTTTCTGGCGCAATGGGAAGCCTACAAGAAGGGCGGCCAGCGATGA
- a CDS encoding LUD domain-containing protein: protein MTTSKEAILSRIRQSKGRQALDAARRLDVERRIADRKPFLVPARAQLGVEELRTLFIAKAEEVSARVLALRSKNDIPAAIRPLLDESGLAYRLAVSPDPWFDGIDWNEFEIHKGAPRPDDMAGLAHARAGIAETGTLMLSSGAASPTLMNFMPDLHIVVLSESRILGTYEDAWDMQRRESNAMPRAINLITGPSRTGDIEQTILLGAHGPRRLVILLIED, encoded by the coding sequence ATGACGACTTCAAAGGAAGCCATTCTGTCGCGCATTCGCCAGTCCAAGGGCCGCCAAGCCTTGGATGCGGCGCGCAGGCTTGATGTGGAAAGGCGCATTGCCGACCGCAAACCCTTCCTGGTTCCCGCCCGCGCCCAATTGGGGGTCGAGGAGCTGCGCACCTTGTTCATCGCCAAGGCCGAGGAAGTGTCGGCCCGCGTGCTGGCCCTGCGCTCGAAAAACGACATTCCCGCCGCCATCCGGCCGTTGCTGGACGAGTCCGGCCTGGCCTATCGTCTGGCCGTTTCGCCCGATCCCTGGTTCGACGGCATCGACTGGAACGAATTCGAGATTCACAAGGGCGCGCCCCGGCCCGACGATATGGCGGGTCTGGCCCATGCCAGGGCGGGCATCGCGGAAACCGGCACCTTGATGCTGTCGTCGGGTGCGGCCAGCCCCACGCTGATGAATTTCATGCCCGATCTGCATATCGTGGTTCTTTCGGAATCGCGCATCCTGGGCACCTATGAAGACGCCTGGGACATGCAAAGGCGCGAAAGCAACGCCATGCCGCGCGCCATCAATCTGATTACCGGGCCGTCGCGCACCGGCGATATCGAACAGACCATCCTTCTGGGCGCGCATGGCCCCAGGCGTCTGGTCATTCTGCTGATCGAGGATTGA
- a CDS encoding Smr/MutS family protein: MSFRRTRHPTHEEILLWRHVMREAQPLRPVPEMSTYADNDNEKPVAVAKAKPAAAAPQPPSPKPKGKLKELVPDLLPDMDKRTAERLAKGQMAIEGRLDLHGLTEPQAHAALLKFLHVSSSLGRRCVMVITGKGVEGKGVIRAALPKWLNTVELRPLVLGISQAKPKDGGAGAYYVLLKRRRGLAE; the protein is encoded by the coding sequence ATGTCGTTTCGCCGCACGCGTCATCCCACGCACGAGGAAATTTTACTTTGGCGCCATGTCATGCGCGAGGCGCAGCCTTTGCGCCCGGTGCCCGAAATGTCGACCTATGCCGACAATGACAACGAAAAACCTGTTGCCGTCGCCAAGGCGAAGCCTGCGGCGGCTGCGCCGCAACCGCCGTCCCCCAAGCCGAAGGGCAAGCTGAAGGAGCTGGTGCCCGATCTGTTGCCCGACATGGACAAGCGAACGGCGGAACGTTTGGCCAAGGGGCAGATGGCCATCGAAGGCAGGCTTGATCTGCATGGGTTGACCGAACCGCAGGCGCATGCGGCACTTCTGAAATTCCTGCATGTCTCCAGTTCGCTGGGCAGGCGTTGCGTGATGGTGATCACCGGCAAGGGCGTGGAAGGCAAAGGCGTGATCCGCGCCGCCCTGCCCAAATGGCTGAACACGGTCGAGCTTCGCCCGCTGGTGCTGGGCATTTCGCAAGCCAAGCCCAAGGATGGCGGGGCAGGCGCCTATTATGTGTTGCTCAAACGCCGCCGGGGCCTGGCTGAATGA
- a CDS encoding helix-turn-helix transcriptional regulator, with protein MTPFGARIRQLRQDKGLTLSRMAEDLGVTPAYLSALEHGRRGRPAPGLIMQMCGVLNLIWDEAAELKELAKISHPKVTLDTSGLTPLATEFANRLQSAIRDLDDETIASMLAHLPERK; from the coding sequence ATGACGCCTTTTGGCGCTCGCATTCGTCAATTGCGCCAGGATAAGGGCCTGACCCTGTCTCGCATGGCGGAGGATTTGGGCGTCACCCCCGCTTACCTGTCGGCCCTTGAACATGGACGGCGCGGCAGGCCCGCCCCTGGGCTGATCATGCAAATGTGCGGCGTGCTGAATCTGATTTGGGACGAGGCGGCGGAGCTGAAGGAACTGGCGAAAATATCGCATCCCAAGGTGACGTTGGATACGTCGGGCCTGACGCCGCTGGCCACCGAATTCGCCAACCGTTTGCAAAGCGCCATTCGCGATCTGGATGACGAAACGATTGCCTCCATGCTGGCGCATTTGCCGGAGCGCAAATGA
- a CDS encoding glycosyltransferase family 2 protein, with the protein MRLSVVMPVYNAAPYVRAAASSALMQMQGDAELICVDDGSTDTSWDEIARISDPRLKRLRQENQGAAAARNAALDLAQGDAIAFLDADDLALPGRFEIPLQALTADSSLSIVGASLRVIDPQGLVLRDDGKSAQDTYLRWITLFNSPFTFSAVTVRRSDLRFDSSVIPAEDYAYCADMLDRGKGVILADVLCAYRVHPGQVTQRRNDALRDSGNRISQRKIRERLGVDVPLELVFLMRHLLAFGWERLSPEHHAMAFEAQRTLQHLFSLFKRGDGLDAGDVAKIEEGFCHFGLKKSASS; encoded by the coding sequence ATGAGATTAAGCGTTGTCATGCCGGTCTACAACGCAGCACCCTATGTAAGGGCGGCGGCAAGCAGCGCGCTTATGCAAATGCAAGGTGATGCAGAGTTGATTTGCGTCGATGACGGCAGCACGGACACATCCTGGGATGAAATCGCAAGAATATCCGATCCGCGTTTGAAGCGTCTGCGCCAAGAAAACCAAGGAGCCGCTGCGGCTCGCAATGCGGCGCTTGATTTGGCGCAAGGCGACGCCATCGCCTTTCTGGATGCCGACGATCTAGCACTTCCTGGGCGCTTCGAGATTCCCTTGCAAGCGCTGACGGCGGATTCTTCCTTGTCCATCGTGGGGGCATCGTTGCGCGTCATTGATCCCCAAGGCCTTGTGCTGCGCGACGATGGCAAATCCGCGCAAGATACTTATCTGCGATGGATCACCCTGTTCAACTCGCCCTTCACCTTTAGCGCCGTCACGGTGCGACGCAGTGATTTACGCTTCGATTCATCGGTGATTCCGGCGGAAGATTACGCCTATTGCGCCGACATGCTGGACAGGGGCAAGGGCGTCATTCTGGCGGATGTGCTTTGCGCCTACCGCGTCCATCCGGGCCAAGTAACCCAGCGCAGGAACGACGCGCTACGCGATTCAGGCAACCGCATCTCGCAAAGAAAGATCCGCGAGCGCCTTGGCGTGGATGTGCCGCTGGAGCTGGTGTTTCTGATGCGCCATTTGCTGGCCTTCGGCTGGGAGCGATTAAGCCCCGAACATCACGCCATGGCCTTCGAGGCGCAAAGAACGCTTCAGCATCTGTTCTCGCTGTTCAAACGGGGTGATGGCTTGGATGCGGGGGACGTGGCGAAGATCGAAGAAGGATTTTGCCATTTTGGGCTTAAGAAAAGCGCCTCATCCTGA
- the hslU gene encoding ATP-dependent protease ATPase subunit HslU, whose translation MSSFSPREIVSELDRFIVGQHDAKRAVAIALRNRWRRQQLSPELKEEVLPKNILMIGPTGVGKTEIARRLAKLAQAPFIKVEATRFTEVGYVGRDVEQIVRDLLDSAIVMTREKLRRSVEGKAELAAEERVLDALVGDNSSVETRQKFRKMLRENLLNDREIEIHLADNSGAAFPMFDMPGQPGTSVGMLNINDMLGKMMGGRTKPRKLSVGEAYKVLIAEEGDKLLDQDKVVREAIEAVENNGIVFLDEIDKICARSEEHRSGSDVSREGVQRDLLPLIEGTTVSTKHGSVKTDHILFIASGAFHLAKPSDLLPELQGRLPIRVALKALDKDDFVRILTEPEASLIVQYKALMATEGVTLDFTQEAIEELASLAAAINRSVENIGARRLHTVLEKLLEDISFSATDNSGASITIDPKLVQEKVAVLAENTDLSKFIL comes from the coding sequence ATGAGCAGTTTTTCTCCGCGTGAGATCGTTTCCGAACTCGACCGGTTCATCGTGGGCCAGCACGACGCCAAGCGCGCCGTCGCCATCGCGCTGCGCAATCGCTGGCGCCGCCAGCAATTGTCGCCCGAACTGAAGGAAGAGGTGCTGCCCAAGAACATCTTGATGATCGGACCCACCGGCGTCGGCAAGACCGAAATCGCCCGCAGGCTGGCCAAGTTGGCCCAGGCCCCCTTCATCAAGGTGGAAGCGACGCGCTTTACCGAAGTCGGCTATGTGGGGCGCGACGTCGAACAGATCGTGCGCGACCTGTTGGACAGCGCCATCGTCATGACGCGCGAGAAATTGCGCCGCTCGGTCGAGGGCAAAGCCGAGCTGGCCGCCGAGGAACGCGTGCTGGACGCGCTGGTGGGCGACAATTCAAGCGTGGAGACCCGCCAGAAATTCAGGAAGATGCTGCGCGAGAATCTGCTGAACGACCGCGAGATCGAAATTCATTTGGCCGACAATTCCGGGGCCGCCTTTCCCATGTTCGACATGCCGGGACAGCCCGGCACCAGTGTGGGCATGCTCAACATCAACGACATGCTGGGCAAGATGATGGGCGGGCGCACCAAGCCCCGCAAGCTCTCGGTGGGCGAGGCCTACAAGGTGCTGATCGCCGAGGAAGGCGACAAATTATTGGATCAGGACAAGGTGGTGCGCGAAGCCATCGAGGCGGTGGAAAACAACGGCATCGTCTTTCTGGACGAGATCGACAAAATCTGCGCCCGCTCGGAAGAGCATCGCTCTGGCTCCGACGTGTCGCGCGAAGGCGTGCAGCGCGACCTGTTGCCCCTGATCGAAGGCACCACGGTTTCGACCAAGCATGGTTCGGTCAAGACCGACCATATCTTGTTCATTGCCTCGGGTGCTTTCCATCTGGCCAAGCCATCCGACCTGCTGCCCGAACTTCAGGGCCGCTTGCCCATCCGCGTGGCGCTGAAGGCCCTGGACAAGGACGACTTCGTGCGTATCCTGACCGAACCGGAAGCTAGCCTGATCGTGCAATACAAGGCCCTGATGGCGACCGAAGGAGTGACGCTGGACTTTACGCAAGAAGCCATCGAGGAACTGGCCAGCTTGGCCGCCGCCATCAACCGTTCGGTGGAAAACATCGGGGCCAGGCGCTTGCATACGGTGCTGGAAAAATTGCTGGAAGACATCAGCTTTTCCGCCACCGACAATTCCGGCGCCAGCATCACCATCGATCCCAAGCTGGTGCAGGAAAAAGTCGCCGTGCTGGCCGAGAATACCGATCTGTCGAAGTTTATTTTGTAG
- the hslV gene encoding ATP-dependent protease subunit HslV, with protein MGEAHDPTGWHGTTILSIRKGGKVVIAGDGQVTLGATVIKSNAKKVRRLGADGLVIGGFAGATADAFTLFERLEAKLEKHPGQLMRACVELAKDWRTDRYLRRLEAMMAVADKDVSLVLTGTGDVLEPEDGLIGIGSGGMYALSAARALQDIEGLDAETIARKAMAVAAGICVYTNERIIVECL; from the coding sequence ATGGGCGAGGCGCACGACCCCACCGGCTGGCATGGCACCACCATTCTGTCCATCCGCAAGGGGGGCAAGGTGGTGATCGCGGGCGACGGCCAAGTGACCCTGGGGGCCACGGTCATCAAATCGAACGCCAAGAAAGTGCGCAGGCTGGGTGCGGACGGATTGGTGATTGGCGGTTTCGCGGGTGCTACCGCCGACGCCTTCACCTTGTTCGAGCGCCTGGAAGCCAAGCTGGAAAAACATCCCGGCCAGTTGATGCGGGCCTGCGTGGAACTGGCCAAGGATTGGCGCACCGACCGTTATCTGCGCCGCCTGGAAGCCATGATGGCGGTGGCCGACAAGGATGTTTCCTTGGTGCTGACCGGTACTGGCGACGTGCTGGAACCCGAGGACGGATTGATCGGCATCGGTTCGGGCGGCATGTATGCGCTGTCGGCTGCCCGTGCGCTTCAGGACATCGAGGGGCTGGACGCCGAAACCATCGCCAGGAAAGCGATGGCCGTGGCGGCGGGCATTTGCGTTTACACCAACGAGCGGATCATCGTCGAATGCCTATGA